The sequence AGAACCAAAAGGAGGAGGTGAAAATAGACTTTCAATTCTTCTAAAGTCTTATTGGAACAGCTTGATGGCTTTGAATGAAAAAACTGCGCTCTTGACTTTCAATTCTTCTAAAGTCTTATTGGAACTAAACTTGCTTGAGATTTCGCGGCGATTTTACTATACTTTCAATTCTTCTAAAGTCTTATTGGAACAAAGACAACTCGTAACAATTGGGTTGGTCTTGCTGTTCTTTCAATTCTTCTAAAGTCTTATTGGAACTTGAAAAAGAACTCAGGGAGCAATCAACCTATACAACGACTTTCAATTCTTCTAAAGTCTTATTGGAACACAGTAGAGCAGACAGTAAATGCGCTCGCAAGCATACCTACTTTCAATTCTTCTAAAGTCTTATTGGAACACGGGAACGCGACCGAAGAGGACGTCGAACTATTGTTAAAGAACTTTCAATTCTTCTAAAGTCTTATTGGAATTCCCCCTTATGTTAGCTATAGGGTTTCTAGGTCTTTTGGCTTCAATTCTTCTAAAGTCTTATTGGAACGGGCGAAACTAGAGTCCCTAAAGCCGGATGGCTAGAACTTTCAATTCTTCTAAAGTCTTATTGGAACTAGAGGGGCAACGACCGCCCAAATAATGCAGATTTTCTTTCAATTCTTCTAAAGTCTTATTGGAACATAGACTTTAACCCATGCTGTACAGTCTATAAAATCTCTTTCAATTCTTCTAAAGTCTTATTGGAACAAGAATACCTAGAAACGAAATTCGGGGGCGGTGAATGACTTTCAATTCTTCTAAAGTCTTATTGGAACACGGATGGCATAGAAATATTATTCCATGCCATCACGAACTTTCAATTCTTCTAAAGTCTTATTGGAACTCTACGTCGCCCATTATGGCTATGCTCTCTTGTAATGCTCTTTCAATTCTTCTAAAGTCTTATTGGAACGGAATTTTCGGTCGAATGGAAAGTAACGGATAAAGGCAAATTTCTTTCAATTCTTCTAAAGTCTTATTGGAACGGGCGCCGTAAGTCGCCCCCTAAGTACCCGCCTTAAGGCTTTCAATTCTTCTAAAGTCTTATTGGAACCACCTTTTTGTTAATTATGCTTTTGTCTTCTTTTAACTTTCAATTCTTCTAAAGTCTTATTGGAACCAAATTCCGATATATTAGAACGAACCGCCGGGCTTACTTTCAATTCTTCTAAAGTCTTATTGGAACAGTTATTCTTTAACGGCCGATGGGGCTTTAAATGAAGACTTTCAATTCTTCTAAAGTCTTATTGGAACACGGGAACGCGACCGAAGAGGACGTCGAACTATTGTTAAAGAACTTTCAATTCTTCTAAAGTCTTATTGGAACTTCCCCCTTATGTTAGCTAATAGGGTTTCTAGGTCTTTTGGCTTTCAATTCTTCTAAAGTCTTATTGGAACGGGGCGAAACTAGAGTCCCTAAAGCCGGATGGCTAGAACTTTCAATTCTTCTAAAGTCTTATTGGAACTAGAGGGGCAACGACCGCCCAAATAATGCAGATTTTCTTTCAATTCTTCTAAAGTCTTATTGGAACATAGACTTTAACCCATGCTGTACAGTCTATAAAATCTCTTTCAATTCTTCTAAAGTCTTATTGGAACAAGAATACCTAGAAACGAAATTCGGGGGCGGTGAATGACTTTCAATTCTTCTAAAGTCTTATTGGAACCGACTAAATCCGTTTTTATCGTCGCGGAATTATCGACTTTCAATTCTTCTAAAGTCTTATTGGAACCTAGCCTTTCCCCGCTCTTATCTCTCATATAAATGTCTTTCAATTCTTCTAAAGTCTTATTGGAACTTTACGACGCCGTCCGCGACTATTTCGAAGGCGGTACCTTTCTTTCAATTCTTCTAAAGTCTTATTGGAACTTAAAACATTAATGAACATTGAGAAACATTAAAAAATTTCTTTCAATTCTTCTAAAGTCTTATTGGAACCCGGTTCGGACGGGGCGGCTACGGGCTAGCATTCATACCTTTCAATTCTTCTAAAGTCTTATTGGAACAAGCCGTTCTACAAAATGAAGACGAAGAAGACGAACTTTCAATTCTTCTAAAGTCTTATTGGAACCCAGTCCGAGCTTAACGCATGGGCTAAAGCACTAGAAAAGACTTTCAATTCTTCTAAAGTCTTATTGGAACCCTTTACAATAAGCGGCGCTGAGTTACGTATAAGGCTTTCAATTCTTCTAAAGTCTTATTGGAACGGTAGATTAAGAACGGCGTTTATTCTTAGTATTTCTTTCAATTCTTCTAAAGTCTTATTGGAACTAGCTCTTGAAGTTATCACACCGTTAGGTATATGGACTTTCAATTCTTCTAAAGTCTTATTGGAACGTGGTGTTCCGGACGCCGAAATCCAAATTAAAGACAATCCTTTCAATTCTTCTAAAGTCTTATTGGAACTGAAGTTGATAGTTGGATGTTTAATGGTAGAAGTTTTCTTTCAATTCTTCTAAAGTCTTATTGGAACCAAGAAGGACACCTGGAGAAACACTTAACCTTGCAAGTCTTTCAATTCTTCTAAAGTCTTATTGGAACTTAAAAGTTCTCTTTGGTGGTCAAACAGTCTTCCAAGCATCTTTCAATTCTTCTAAAGTCTTATTGGAACCTTGAAGCGGCAATAAACTTTTTTAGGCACAACATATTCTTTCAATTCTTCTAAAGTCTTATTGGAACGATGAGAACGGGACGAAGCTAAGTTACTACGTGGAGAGTCTTTCAATTCTTCTAAAGTCTTATTGGAACAGGGGCGAATTTTCCTCTAAACTCCCTACAAAGTAATTAGAAAGCCCAAATCTTATAAGCCTTTCCATAAAGGGTCAATAAAAATCCCCTCAAAAAGCTCGAATCCAAGCCACTAGAGAAGACTTCAAAGCACTCACTCGCCTGAACTTACTCTTTTTTCCTCCATGTCCAATCTTGTCCATGAGACTTCCAGAGACAAAATAAAAGCCAAAATCAAAAATAAGCTAATAAAAACACTTTGAACTAAAAAAGGTTAAATTTCCACGAGGAGAGGATATCAGAGAAGCCCTAAAAAGACCCTGTTCAAAATTCCGAAAAAATTTCGTTACAAAAACCTCAAAATATCATAACCTCCTGTTTGATAGTAACTTATAGTTACTAAAGACTTCTAGAACCCTCTTATAGAATGATTTTAAATTTAATTCCTCAATACAAGAGTGAACTAAAAATAGGACTATTCTAACGTGATAACATTCCAAAAAACATAAAAGAAAGCTTGTTAAAATTAGTGTCGATGAGTCATGTATGTGATTATCGTCTATGATGTTGCTGTTGAAAGGGTTAATAAAGTTAAGAAGTTCCTCAGACAGTACCTCCACTGGGTTCAGAACAGCGTTTTTGAGGGAGAAATAACACTGGCGGAATTTGAGCGCATAAAAGCTGGCCTCAAAGAGATTATTGATGAAAACGAGGACTCTATTGTTGTTTACAAGCTCCGCTCAATGCCGAAAAGAGAAACAATAGGAGTAGAGAAGAATCCGATTGATGACATTATCTGAGCCCTCTTTCCATTTCTACCATTCCAAACCCGTGTGGATTCCTCATTCCTAAGCCAAGATCGTAGGCTACACGAAGGAGCTCTTCCTCGCCCCACATTTTGAAATCAAACTCCCAGGCGCGGGTGTAGATTGGCTTTCCTGTTTTCTCATCTATCTTGACGAGAAGTCTGTAACTCTTCGGCTTCTTTGTGAGAACTCTAATGTCAAAGCTCCCCTCATAAGGCTCGCCGTAAACCATCAGGTACTTTGACTTGAGGTTTTCAAAGAGAAGCTCCTTCCAAACCTTAGGCTCGTTCTCAAAGGGGCTGTTAGGCTGACCAACTGGAGAAAGATCCCATTGTTTGAAGCCGTTTGGTGGGTTGTTGTAATAGACGTTGACTGGGGAGATGGTCTTAAAGCGCTTCCCCGAGAGATGTTCGGGAGTTTCTTCAAGCCTGGGTTCGTAGTAGAGGGGCCTTTGACCCCTCACATAGAGCTCACCTATTCCATATCCAAGACCTTCAACTAGGACTCTTAAGATTGTCTCTTCCGTGGAGGCAACGTGGAGCTCCACGGTTCCTGACTCTACGAGCAAGCCTTCATTCACCCTCTTTGTTCTTCCAACGGGTTTGAACTTTGACGCAACTAACTTGATGTCCCTCTTGTTGTTGTGCACCCTCTCAGCAACTTCCTTATCGGCGAGTTTAATAGCATGGAGAAGGAAGGAATAGAGGTAGCGGGGATAGTCGTATGGGATAAGGAATGGGGGTTCGAAGTGGAGAAGCAGTCTAATCCTCATAACACTCTTCCCCCTTGATCTTTAGGTATAACTTTCCAGCTTTGGTTGCTCTGTACTTAGGTGCTCTCCCATCAGGCTTTTCAGCCTTAACAAGGTAGTATTTTGCCATTTCCTTTAGCTCATTGCTGATTGTCGCTGGAGAAACCCCAAGCTCCTCGGATATCTTTCTTACACTCTTACCCCCAAGGAGACCACAGATTATTCTTACCCATCTTCTGTTGGAGGGGGCTAGAAACGACCCTAATTCCAAGGAGATATGCCCTGAAAGGTTCTCGAAGTCACTTTCCACTATAATTCTAACGTCCTGAATGCTCAAAAGTGCCAGCAAAGTTGATACGATAAGCGGTCTCATACCTCCTGAGAGAACTGCTAGAACGAGGCGGTCGTTGGTAAGATTGTCTCTTATGGCTTGGATTATTCTAACTACTAGCTCTTCGCCGTTAAGGGGGACCTCTAAAATCACAAAATGCTCTTCTCCGATTATCGGTGAGGCTATGTTTTTTATTGAACTGATTGCGTTGGCAGTTCTTTGCTCCTTGTGATAGCTCTCTGGAACGATTGCCAATAGTTTGTCTCCGGGTTCGAGCCCATTAACGTCCTCTCTCTTTCTTACCAGTGCCCGGACAATGAACTTCTCGTCAAAGCCTATTGGAAAGACCACGAGCAACGTCCCACCCCCTCACTTTTAAGACTTCAAAAATCTCTTTTCCAAGGGTGCTACCCTTTCCGCCCCTGTTTAATGCCGCAGCGTAGTTGTCTGCAACAACCAGAGGAAGTAGGAGCGAATAAACGCCTCTCAGGTTTCGTCTCATAACTTCTTCTGCCTCTTGCATGAATTCATTCCAATTCTTCCATGGGGTTTTCCTAGGTAGCCTTTCTCCCGAAAGCTCTTCGAGCACGGATAAACATTCCTCACAAAGCCCGGAATTCTCCGGTCTTTTAGGAGCTCCAATTCTGATCCAGTCGTGGTGGTGGAGGAGTATCGCAACGGACACCGTATCCCCGACGTCCCCATATTTTCTGAAGGCTTCTCTCGCTACGAGGGCAGAGTAAAACTCGTGAAAACCAAAGCTCGCCCTTCTTTTCTGAAATTCTTCAAGGCACTTTCCAACGTCGTGAAGGATGTAAGCTTTTCTTAGAAGCTCTCCTGCAAGCTTGGAATCTATGTTCAAAATTCTGGACAGGAATCGAGCATAGCTCCTACGAAGGTATAACCCGTCGATAATCTCAAGACCCTTTCTTATGTGGGCTTCCATCGGTTCCACACAGGCTCCATTCTCAAAAAATGCGCACGCACTCATGGGATACCACGCTCCCAGTCATACTCGCCTGTGAAGACGACCTCAACATTTTCTCCGAGTGCAATGGATTTCGCCACGTTGTAAGCATCGTTTAAGTTCCGTATCTCCCCTTCCAACCCCTTACCTCCACGATTCCTTTGGAGTAAAGCTCCATCAGCTTAGAGGGGCTTATCAGCACGGCTTCTTCCCCCACCAAAAGCGGAATTAGGAAGCCTCTCATAACTGAAATTCCCTTGGCAGTTAAGCTTTCTATTGCACTTAAAACGTGGGGTGCCCTTTTAGTCGGGTCTTTCATGAGCCGAAGTAGTTTTCCTTCCAGCTCTTTGTTGACATTTTTGGTAATAGAAGTTGGCTTTTTTCCATGGACTTCCGTGACTATCCCCTGATAGGTCTTTGGAACCCTCGAAAAGACCCTGTTCCCTTTCATCAATTCTACTGTCTTTTCAACTTTGTCTCTTGGGTATGGTCCACAGGGTGCATCTTCAAGGACGATTATCTTGGCTTTTGTTTCATTCCCGTAGCGGGCTACTCTCCCAAAGCGTTGGAGAAGGGAATTTATAGGAGCCTTATCGGTTATCATTAAATCAACTGAAAAGTCAACGCCAGCTTCGACCGCTTGTGTCCCTATGAGAAGAAAATTCCCCTCTTTTATCCATCTTCTCAAGCGGTCAATAAGTTCCCTCTTGTGGGTTGGAGTCATTCTACCGTGTATTAGCATAACTCTCTCGCTCTCATGCCAGATATTTGGGTTGTTTCTAACCCTGTCAAACAACTCAACGGCCCTTGCAACCGAGTTAACTATAACAGCGTTTCTCTTCCCATGTTCTACAAAATTGATGGGATCCCCATGCCTGAACTCAATTTTGATGTCTTTTTTCAACTCTCGTTCAATGAAGGGATCATTCTCTTGCGGAGATAGAACAGTGAAGTCGTAGCCGTTTTTCTTTGCATATTTCTCGAAAATTCTCCTGTGAGCCTCCGAGAGAGTAGCAGTCATGACCACGATGGGAACTTTCTGGGATGTGAGGAACTCAATAACTGATAGAAATGCAGTCACCATTGATTCATCCTCAAGAAGGAAGTGGGCCTCATCAAAGATTACCAGTGATGTCAGTATTGAGGCTTGGGTTAAGTAGTCATAGCCGAACTCCTGGCCCGCTTTAACCCTGTGTCTCTTCTTTGTGTTGAGCTTCAGCAAATCCCACGTGAATGTGTCCGCGGTGGTTATGTTGAGCGGAAAGAGGTGAAGGAACTCACCGCTTGAACCCATCATCTTGGTTCTGGAGAACCCAAACGCCTCTTCCGCTGTTTTTTGGATGTCCTCTATGATTGAACGCATCGGGAGAACGTGAATTACCCTATCAAAGATGGAGGCGTCCCAAAGGGAGTGAACCGCCAAGGCAAAGCTTAAGAGTGTCTTTCCGTATCCTGTGGGGGCCTGGAGAATTAAAAAAGGTGGCTTCTCAGAGGAGGTGATAAAATGAAAAGCCTCCTCAAGCAGTGGCCTTCTTTCTGGCTCAAATCCCTTAGCCTTTGCGAGCTTTTGGAGTGCCTCCCTGAACGCTCTCAAAGAAGCACCCCCAGATGTTCCTGCCACATGAACGTTTTCATAACCTTCCGGAACTCTCCGCTTGCTCTGCTGCTTCCCTCCAGAAGGGCTCTACCTTGACGGAATAGCCTGAAAACGGCATCTCTGATTAACTCCCTTCTCCCGCTGTTAATGGCCCTGTAAAGGTCTTTGACGAAGATGTATGCCAGCATCTCGCCGTCTCCGTTTACTCCCTTCCAGAGCTCTTTTTCCGCAACGTCCAAAAGGGCCCAGAGGGGGTACTTCTGAACCGTGGCGTTTCCCTCCTTGAGCTCTACGAGAAGGGGCAGACCCCCTATGCTAATGGCCTCAATCTTTCTCATGTACTTTGTCATGTACTCGCTCAGCCCTGCTAGGTTGAGCTGTGTGGTCTTAAGCTCTGTATAGACCTGCCTCTCAAGGCTTATTAGGTGTAGCGTCACCGGATATACTTCCTCAACGACGTTTCGTCCTTCCTCAGCAAGTTTCATCGCCAGCTTCATCTCATAGAGCTCCTCCGTGCTCAGAGAGATTCTGCCCGATGCTCCAGCACCTGTTAATTGTAGAAGGCCATTCCTAATAACGTCCTCAACCTCATAGGGCCAGAAACCTTCAATTCCCGGCTTTGTCATGAGGTAGTATTTTCCGCCTATGAACCCGGCAAATCCTGTGAAGAATCCGAGAGCCGTGAAAGAGAACCACAGGGGATCCATACGTATCTGAGCTTTCTGGCCGGTTGTCGGACTTAGGAAGCCACTTTGGCGTTCATAATATTCGGGTTGCTTGATTATTGCTGGTAAAATGGCCTGTTCCCCATTATACGTCACTCCGAGATAAGTTCCGTTTTTGTCTATTTTTATTGAGGATAAAGACTCGCTGGGATCTATATCTCCATCTCTGAGTAGCTTTATGGTCTCAGTGACCACAAGTTCAAAGAGTTCACCGTAAGTTTCAGGAGCGCTCCTGCCAAACCAAGCATTTAAAACCTTATCAAAGGAACTCCTGTCGTTTCTACCCATTTTGGATGTGTGTGCCTTCATCCTGCTCCCGAGGGATTTCAATGCCCCCTCAAGTGCATCGGCAAGCTCTTCTTCGTCGGGTTCAATCCCGGCGTCCATTACAACCCAAGACATGCCCAGTGCAAGTAGCTCCCTGGTTAGACCTTCGTAGGGATAATTTGAAAGAGCCTCAAGGAGCAAGAACTATCACCTCCTCGTCGATCTCTGCAGTTGAGAATTTTCCTCTGACCTCAACTGTCCCTTCGGGGTAAAACATTACCATGCGTTTGGCGTTGGAGTAGTCACCGATTCCAGAACGCCAGTCAACAACCGTTTGGAGAGTTCCCTTTCCCTGCACATGGACTCCCTTAAAGGGGAAGGCATATGCTGTTCTGACCTTGTCCCTCTCCCGAAATACTGTCTTTCCCATCTTGACCTCTTCAACACTGACTATCGATTCCCTTGAGCCAAGCCTCGTTATTCCCCATGCTGCCCTTTCTAAGTCTTTTGGAGTGTATGTGCTTTTTGACAATGCATCTTCATCGATAAGATAAGCAGCCGTTAGAGAGCCGTCAAACTCACCATATAGAACCGCGAAGGGAAAAGAGGTTACTGCACTCTGGACTTTCCCACGGTAAATGGTGTTGATTTTCAATAGGGATCCATAGAGCTTTGGTTTGCCTTCTACCTTAATGGTGGCCCACTTAAAGAGGCTCATTACGGATTCCGCTTTGCTTTTGAAGTTTTTTTTTCTCGTAAGTGGTCTCTCCTCTGTCGCCGCTGATGTGGAGGAGAGGGTACGCTATTG comes from Thermococcus litoralis DSM 5473 and encodes:
- the cas2 gene encoding CRISPR-associated endonuclease Cas2; this encodes MYVIIVYDVAVERVNKVKKFLRQYLHWVQNSVFEGEITLAEFERIKAGLKEIIDENEDSIVVYKLRSMPKRETIGVEKNPIDDII
- the cas6 gene encoding CRISPR-associated endoribonuclease Cas6, translating into MRIRLLLHFEPPFLIPYDYPRYLYSFLLHAIKLADKEVAERVHNNKRDIKLVASKFKPVGRTKRVNEGLLVESGTVELHVASTEETILRVLVEGLGYGIGELYVRGQRPLYYEPRLEETPEHLSGKRFKTISPVNVYYNNPPNGFKQWDLSPVGQPNSPFENEPKVWKELLFENLKSKYLMVYGEPYEGSFDIRVLTKKPKSYRLLVKIDEKTGKPIYTRAWEFDFKMWGEEELLRVAYDLGLGMRNPHGFGMVEMERGLR
- the csa3 gene encoding CRISPR-associated CARF protein Csa3; the encoded protein is MLVVFPIGFDEKFIVRALVRKREDVNGLEPGDKLLAIVPESYHKEQRTANAISSIKNIASPIIGEEHFVILEVPLNGEELVVRIIQAIRDNLTNDRLVLAVLSGGMRPLIVSTLLALLSIQDVRIIVESDFENLSGHISLELGSFLAPSNRRWVRIICGLLGGKSVRKISEELGVSPATISNELKEMAKYYLVKAEKPDGRAPKYRATKAGKLYLKIKGEECYED
- a CDS encoding CRISPR-associated endonuclease Cas3'': MEAHIRKGLEIIDGLYLRRSYARFLSRILNIDSKLAGELLRKAYILHDVGKCLEEFQKRRASFGFHEFYSALVAREAFRKYGDVGDTVSVAILLHHHDWIRIGAPKRPENSGLCEECLSVLEELSGERLPRKTPWKNWNEFMQEAEEVMRRNLRGVYSLLLPLVVADNYAAALNRGGKGSTLGKEIFEVLKVRGWDVARGLSNRL
- the cas3 gene encoding CRISPR-associated helicase Cas3', with the protein product MRAFREALQKLAKAKGFEPERRPLLEEAFHFITSSEKPPFLILQAPTGYGKTLLSFALAVHSLWDASIFDRVIHVLPMRSIIEDIQKTAEEAFGFSRTKMMGSSGEFLHLFPLNITTADTFTWDLLKLNTKKRHRVKAGQEFGYDYLTQASILTSLVIFDEAHFLLEDESMVTAFLSVIEFLTSQKVPIVVMTATLSEAHRRIFEKYAKKNGYDFTVLSPQENDPFIERELKKDIKIEFRHGDPINFVEHGKRNAVIVNSVARAVELFDRVRNNPNIWHESERVMLIHGRMTPTHKRELIDRLRRWIKEGNFLLIGTQAVEAGVDFSVDLMITDKAPINSLLQRFGRVARYGNETKAKIIVLEDAPCGPYPRDKVEKTVELMKGNRVFSRVPKTYQGIVTEVHGKKPTSITKNVNKELEGKLLRLMKDPTKRAPHVLSAIESLTAKGISVMRGFLIPLLVGEEAVLISPSKLMELYSKGIVEVRGWKGRYGT
- the cas8a2 gene encoding type I-A CRISPR-associated protein Cas8a2/Csx9 → MLLEALSNYPYEGLTRELLALGMSWVVMDAGIEPDEEELADALEGALKSLGSRMKAHTSKMGRNDRSSFDKVLNAWFGRSAPETYGELFELVVTETIKLLRDGDIDPSESLSSIKIDKNGTYLGVTYNGEQAILPAIIKQPEYYERQSGFLSPTTGQKAQIRMDPLWFSFTALGFFTGFAGFIGGKYYLMTKPGIEGFWPYEVEDVIRNGLLQLTGAGASGRISLSTEELYEMKLAMKLAEEGRNVVEEVYPVTLHLISLERQVYTELKTTQLNLAGLSEYMTKYMRKIEAISIGGLPLLVELKEGNATVQKYPLWALLDVAEKELWKGVNGDGEMLAYIFVKDLYRAINSGRRELIRDAVFRLFRQGRALLEGSSRASGEFRKVMKTFMWQEHLGVLL
- the cas5a gene encoding type I-A CRISPR-associated protein Cas5a, whose protein sequence is MSLFKWATIKVEGKPKLYGSLLKINTIYRGKVQSAVTSFPFAVLYGEFDGSLTAAYLIDEDALSKSTYTPKDLERAAWGITRLGSRESIVSVEEVKMGKTVFRERDKVRTAYAFPFKGVHVQGKGTLQTVVDWRSGIGDYSNAKRMVMFYPEGTVEVRGKFSTAEIDEEVIVLAP